Sequence from the bacterium genome:
CTAAAGGGAGAGGGAATTATCTATCCTATCCGTACGTGAACTTGACAGGACATAAAACTAAAAATTACAATATAGAAAAAAAGGAGATGAAAATGTTTAAAAAATCAGGAATATTTTTCAGTATAATTTTCTTATTTTTCTCTTCTCTCCTGCTTTCTGCCCCATCTTCTCAGAAAACTACAAAGTTTGAATATAGAATACAAGGTGAGGATGTGTTTTTTACGACAGAAGGCAACATCTTTCTCGTCCAACCAGTAAGTATTATATGTAAAGATAATATGCTCTATTTCGCTGCACAGGATATTACTGCAAAACGGGACCTTATAGTAAGTAAAACAAAAGAAGTTAAGAATATTATAGACCAGGAGGATAGAAAAGTTGTAAAAGTCACATATCTACTCGCAGATGCCAATAATAATGCTATATATAAGGACTATGAACTTGTATTATTCTTGGAAATTCTTAAAGGATATCCGTTCCTTGCTATATCTTCAAAGTTTACATATACAGGAAATGGAGTCAATGAGTGTGCTATCAACTGGGCACTTGATTCTATATATGAACCATTTAAATATTACACAATCCCTGGAAAGACAAAAGAAGAGACATATAAACTTGTTAAGACAAAAAAAACAAAGATAGGACAGGCAAACTGGATATTTGCTAATATAGGAGACGGAACAGGAGGAGGACTTATAGCACCTGCTGCTATACTCGGTAGAGGAGAGGACTTTATATTTCTTAATAGTGTTCCACCGAAAAAGAAATTGAGAAAAGGAGAATCAATTGATTTATTTATGATTTTCCTTCCTATTAATAAAAACTATAAAATTCTCGGAGAAATCTTTGAAAAGATAAAAAATAGAAAATGGGAATATTAATATAACAAAGGAGGAATCAATGGCACTGAATGAAGATGAAAGAAAAAGGATTGAGGAGGAAGAAGAAATACGGACAAAAATCCGTCTTAAATATGAACAGAAATCATCAGGAATTGCTGGAGTTCTATCAAGTGTATGTCCCGGACTTGGACAGATTTATAATGGACAGGTTGGTAAAGCAACATTATGTATAGTAGTTGTGCTAATAGGTATTCTATTGTTAAGTGCTGGAATTTATTTTCAGATTAAAGGTATGCCTGTAAAAGGACAGCCCGTAGCAGTTATGGAACAATCAGAACAGGTTGAGATGAGTGAAGAAGGGGTTATTGTAGAAGAGAAATCGGAAGAGGTAAAAGGAATTACTCCTTCCGAACAAAAAGGGGAGAAAAAACCAGCAACACCGGTAGTTCTTATTGTTGTAGGAACTATAGGAACTCTCCTGGGATGGAATTATTCTGTAAAGGATGCTATAAGGTCGGCTAAAAAAATAAATACTTCTTATTAAGAAGTTTCTTTCATTCTGTATATAATACTACCGATTTCAGAAGCCATATCCACATTTGCTATATTTATATCCTCAGGAAGAAAAAGAACTACAGGAGCAAAATTAAGTATACTCTTTATCCCTGCTTCTATAAGGATATTAGATACATTCTGGGCTATCTCTGCAGGAACACACAGAATAGCAATTTTTACCTCATTTTTAACAATAAATTTTTTTATCTCTTCTATATTATATATCTTTATTCCTTTAATTGTTTGTCCTATTTTTTTAGCATCATTGTCAAAAGCACCTATAATCTCAACATTAATATCTAAAAAACCAGGATACTGAATAAGTGCAGTCCCTAATCTTCCTGCGCCTATTACTACTGCCTTAACTTTCTTATCCAGTCCGAGTAGTTCTTTAAGTGTCTTTATGAGTGTTTCAACATTATAACCAACCCCTCTTTTACCAAATTCTCCGAAAAAAGAAAGGTCTTTTCTAAACTGGGCAGGTGGTATATTTAACAAGGATGTTATATCTCTGGATGAAATTATCTTAATCCCTTTTTGCTTCTCCCTTTCAAGGTAACGAAGATATGTTATTGTCCTTTTTACTGTTTCTACTGGTATATTATGTTTCCTCGCTTTTTCCATTAAGTTAATGTTTGACTTTTTCGCTCAACCTCCTATAATAATTATACAGATTTGTTAAGTATTTTCAAAAAGGAGAAAAGATAAATGGAAAAATATAAGGTGCCTGTTGAAAAACTGAGGAAAAAATGTGATTTGAAAAGTTTTAAGTTTAACACAACAGAAGAGATATCCCCTCTTGAAGGATTGATTGGACAAGAACGGGCAAAGAAGGCACTTGAGT
This genomic interval carries:
- a CDS encoding redox-sensing transcriptional repressor Rex translates to MEKARKHNIPVETVKRTITYLRYLEREKQKGIKIISSRDITSLLNIPPAQFRKDLSFFGEFGKRGVGYNVETLIKTLKELLGLDKKVKAVVIGAGRLGTALIQYPGFLDINVEIIGAFDNDAKKIGQTIKGIKIYNIEEIKKFIVKNEVKIAILCVPAEIAQNVSNILIEAGIKSILNFAPVVLFLPEDINIANVDMASEIGSIIYRMKETS